In Calothrix sp. PCC 7507, one DNA window encodes the following:
- a CDS encoding tetratricopeptide repeat protein — MPLTGVVEFVGREVELQNLDQLLQENKQAITERSRSIAIAAIAGMGGVGKTELALQYAIQQRETYTGGICWLLPKSGGIGIQIVQFARTHLDLKPPEDFDIIAQVQYCWRRWREGEVLLVLDDVSDYEEIQPYLPPSSSRFKVLMTTRQYFGGVKQLSLEVLQPEAALDLLKSLLPETPSRVERELAVANQLCEWLGYLPLGLELVGRYLARKRDLSLTEMLRRLKNKRLDERSLSKSKSEGNMTAQRGVLAAFELSWLELEAEDQQLGCLLSLFAAAPIPWNLVEQCLPEEDEEDLEDIRDDKLLNLHLLQRKDEGVYQLHPLLREFFQYKLTGLEQAEEFRRSLCRVMVALAKDIPQDPILEQIKNVTLCIPHLAEVANNLIQYLSDDDLIWAFVGNAWFYNGQGLYDQAEPWFVQCLEVSKKRLGSEHPSVATSLNNLAKLYESQGKYSEAEPLYSQALTLWRQLLGSEHPSVATSLNNLAGLYKSQGRYSKAEPLYIQALALRRQLLGSEHPDVATSLNNLALLHKSQGRYSEAEPLYIQALALYHQLLGEEHPLVALGLNNLALLYYCQGKYSEAEPLFIQALVLYRQLLGEEHPSVATSLNNLAGLYYSQGKYSEAEPLFIQALALDHQLLGSEHPSVATSLNNLAAFYESQSRYSEAEPLYIQALDIFERRLGINHPNTVTVRGNLAYLRDSLTSEQ; from the coding sequence TTGCCCCTGACTGGGGTGGTGGAATTTGTTGGGCGTGAAGTCGAACTGCAAAACCTCGACCAACTTTTGCAGGAAAATAAACAAGCGATTACTGAGCGTAGTCGAAGTATAGCCATTGCTGCTATTGCGGGGATGGGGGGAGTTGGGAAAACAGAACTGGCGTTGCAATATGCAATCCAACAGCGTGAAACTTACACCGGGGGAATTTGTTGGTTATTGCCAAAATCTGGAGGTATAGGCATTCAAATTGTCCAATTTGCCCGCACCCATTTAGACTTAAAACCCCCAGAAGACTTTGATATCATCGCCCAAGTGCAATACTGCTGGCGGCGTTGGCGTGAGGGTGAGGTGTTGCTGGTGTTGGATGATGTCAGCGACTACGAGGAAATCCAGCCTTACCTACCACCCTCATCTTCCCGGTTTAAAGTGCTGATGACAACACGTCAGTACTTTGGCGGGGTAAAACAATTATCTTTGGAAGTACTGCAACCAGAGGCGGCGTTAGATTTATTAAAGTCGTTACTCCCAGAAACACCGTCACGAGTTGAAAGAGAATTAGCTGTAGCTAATCAATTGTGTGAGTGGCTGGGATATTTGCCCTTAGGTTTGGAATTAGTGGGGCGGTATCTAGCACGGAAACGGGATTTATCTCTCACAGAAATGTTGCGGCGATTGAAAAACAAGCGATTAGATGAGCGTTCCTTGTCTAAATCCAAGTCAGAAGGTAACATGACAGCACAAAGGGGGGTGTTAGCCGCCTTTGAGTTGAGTTGGCTGGAATTAGAGGCGGAAGATCAGCAATTAGGCTGTTTACTAAGCTTATTCGCCGCCGCACCTATTCCTTGGAATTTGGTAGAACAGTGTTTACCAGAAGAAGATGAGGAAGATTTAGAAGATATTCGAGATGATAAGTTATTGAATTTGCATTTACTCCAGCGTAAAGATGAGGGAGTTTACCAACTACATCCACTGTTGCGGGAGTTTTTTCAATATAAGCTTACAGGTTTAGAACAGGCAGAGGAATTTAGGCGATCGCTTTGCAGGGTAATGGTAGCGCTTGCTAAAGATATTCCTCAAGACCCGATACTTGAGCAAATTAAGAATGTCACTCTTTGCATACCTCATTTAGCAGAAGTAGCGAACAATCTCATTCAGTATCTCAGCGATGATGATTTAATTTGGGCATTTGTCGGCAACGCTTGGTTTTACAATGGTCAGGGATTGTATGATCAAGCAGAACCTTGGTTTGTGCAATGTCTAGAAGTTAGCAAAAAACGATTGGGGTCAGAACATCCCTCAGTCGCCACTAGTCTCAACAACCTAGCAAAACTCTACGAATCCCAAGGCAAATACAGCGAAGCCGAACCCTTGTACAGCCAAGCTTTAACACTATGGCGCCAACTGCTAGGGTCAGAACATCCCTCAGTCGCCACTAGCCTTAACAACCTCGCAGGACTCTACAAATCCCAAGGCAGATACAGCAAAGCCGAACCCTTGTACATCCAAGCTTTGGCACTCAGACGTCAACTGCTAGGGTCAGAACATCCCGATGTCGCCACTAGCCTCAACAATCTCGCCTTACTCCACAAATCCCAAGGCAGATACAGCGAAGCTGAACCATTGTACATCCAAGCTTTGGCACTCTACCACCAACTACTGGGTGAAGAACATCCCTTAGTAGCACTTGGCCTCAACAACCTCGCCTTACTCTACTACTGCCAAGGCAAATACAGCGAAGCTGAACCCTTGTTCATCCAAGCTTTGGTACTCTACCGCCAACTACTGGGTGAAGAACATCCCTCAGTCGCCACTAGCCTTAACAATCTCGCAGGACTCTACTACTCCCAAGGCAAATACAGCGAAGCTGAACCCTTGTTCATCCAAGCTTTGGCACTCGACCACCAACTGCTAGGGTCAGAACATCCCTCAGTCGCCACTAGCCTCAACAATCTCGCAGCATTCTACGAATCCCAAAGCAGATACAGTGAAGCTGAACCTCTTTACATCCAAGCTTTAGATATTTTTGAGCGACGATTAGGAATAAATCATCCTAATACTGTGACTGTGCGTGGAAATTTAGCATATTTGCGCGATTCTTTGACATCAGAACAGTAA